From the Primulina tabacum isolate GXHZ01 chromosome 3, ASM2559414v2, whole genome shotgun sequence genome, one window contains:
- the LOC142539234 gene encoding uncharacterized protein LOC142539234, producing the protein MTTRIAPGVGANLLGQHAAERNQDATVYVGNLETKASEELLWELFVQAGPVVNVYVPKDRVTNAHQGYGFVEFRSEEDADYAIKVLNMIKLYGKAIRVNKASQDKKSVDVGANLFIGNLDPDVDEKLLYDTFSAFGVIVSNPKIMRDPETGNSRGFGFISYDSFDASDAAIETMNGQYLCNRQITVSYAYKKDTKGERHGTPAERVLAASNPTTQKNRPHTMFASGPPTLPQTNNTAGVPVPPRPFANGTIPPPPVPQFRPPPPQPPQTAVYHTIPMPPPPSWQGQPPNAGPMGMPPQQMQQFASMPPQRPPQVNPAFVRPPPPPAGMVAPPLWRPPPPPQQLAVGLHSMHQMPMAPPQHPQ; encoded by the exons ATGACGACGCGAATTGCGCCTGGAGTGGGTGCAAACCTTTTGGGCCAACATGCCGCCGAGCGCAACCAAGACGCCACCGTCTATGTTGGCAATTTGGAAACCAAA GCAAGTGAGGAGTTATTGTGGGAGTTGTTTGTGCAAGCCGGTCCTGTAG TCAATGTATATGTTCCCAAGGACAGAGTTACAAATGCTCATCAAGGCTATGGCTTCGTTGAGTTCAGAAGTGAAGAAGATGCTGACTAT GCCATTAAGGTATTGAATATGATTAAGCTGTATGGTAAGGCAATTCGAGTAAATAAG GCATCACAAGATAAGAAAAGTGTGGATGTGGGAGCTAACCTTTTTATAGGGAACCTTGATCCT GATGTTGATGAGAAGCTTCTGTATGATACTTTCAGTGCTTTTGGTGTCATTGTTTCGAATCCAAAG ATAATGAGAGATCCAGAGACTGGAAATTCTCGTGGTTTTGGGTTTATTAGCTATGACTCTTTTGACGCTTCTGATGCTGCCATTGAG ACAATGAATGGCCAGTATCTTTGCAATCGTCAGATAACTGTGTCTTATGCATACAAGAAAGACACAAAGGGGGAGCGCCATGGTACACCTGCTG AGCGAGTGTTGGCTGCGAGTAATCCAACTACTCAGAAAAATCGGCCTCATACCATGTTTGCTAGTGGACCTCCAACGCTCCCTCAGACGAACAATACCGCTGGTGTTCCTGTACCGCCACGACCTTTTGCAAATGGAACTATTCCTCCACCTCCAGTCCCACAATTCCGCCCACCACCTCCACAACCTCCACAAACCGCTGTCTATCACACTATACCGATGCCTCCACCACCATCTTGGCAGGGTCAGCCACCAAACGCTGGTCCAATGGGCATGCCACCACAACAGATGCAGCAGTTTGCCAGCATGCCACCACAACGTCCTCCACAAGTCAATCCAGCATTTGTTAGGCCTCCACCGCCTCCAGCAGGAATGGTTGCTCCGCCCCTTTGGcggccaccaccaccacctcagCAGCTTGCTGTTGGGCTACATTCAATGCACCAGATGCCTATGGCCCCGCCCCAACATCCGCAGTGA